GCAAAACGTCCTATTCCAATTTCTGCTGCTAAATTTATTCCATAAATTTTTTGAATCATATCATCAAAAATACTTCCTTTTCCATTTGTTCCTTCAGTATGTGAATACTCCAAAATTCTTGGTGCTGATTTTCCACTTCTTTTTATCTTTTCCTGTACAACAGCAAGTCTGTCATCCATATTTTTCACTATCTCTTTTCCCTTTTCTTCTGCATCTAATAATATAGCCAACTCCATTATTAACTCTTTCTGCTCTTCAAATGTTGTAGAAGTTTTATATGTATATACATTAATATCAGCATCTTCTAATTGGTCTGCTATTTCTTTTTTTAGCCAGTTAGCTGCAATTACTAAATCAGGTTCCATATCAATTATTTTTTCTATATTATTATCAATTTTTTCATATCTATCTAATTTTTTATTTAATACTGATGCCATTTCATTGACACTGGAATGCCCACTAAATGCTATTATTCTTTCTCTATCTATTAAATCAAAAAGAATTTCATCTCCTGCCATAGACATAGAAACTATCCTATTGTATTTTTTATTTTCTATTTCTTTTGCATTTAAATTTCCTATTATAAATACCATAAAAAATAGGTATATTAATTTTTTCATTCTCTCCTCCGAATTTTTTTAATCTTCTAATTGATACACTTCTTTCCCCAGCATTTCTATTGCATCTATTAAATATTGCGAAGTTATTGTTTGGTATTTATGTGCCACTATATATACTTTTTTCTCTTTCACAGCTTTCACTTCCTCAAAACTTTTATCTTTTAGCAATATATCCAACAATTTATCTGTTCCTTTTTTTTCATGCATTCCCCATACCGGAATAAGTATTATTTCAGGATTTATATCTATAACCTTTTCTTTGGAAATTTTTCCTGTTCCCTTTAGCCCAAGCTCTGCTGCCAAATTTTGTCCATATATTAGTTTTATCATATCATCATATAGTGTTCCTATTCCTTCTGTTTCCTCTATAGAAGAATAAAGAAGTATTCTTGGACTTGCTTTATCTTTTAATTTTTCTTTTATTTGTTTTTGAAGTTTCTCCAATCTTTTATCCATATCTTTTAAAATTTTTTTCCCTTGTTCTTGTTCATCTACAAGTTCTGCAAGTTCTCTAAAAAGTTTATGTTGTTCCTCATATGTCCTTGAAGTTTTGTACACAAAGGTATCTATTCCTGCATCCTCCAGTTGTGATATTTTATCTTTTCCCATCCAATCCATTATAAGTACTAAATCAGGTTCTAAATCTATTACTAATTCTACATTATTTTCAACTTTTTCAAATTCCAATGTTTTGTTATATAACTCATCTGGACACTTTCCTTTTTTTATTTTTCCACTAAGAGCAGCTAGCCTACTTTTGTCTGTAATAAGGCTTAACAACATTTCATCACCATTCAATGTCAATGGAATTATTTTATTATATTTTTTCATTTTTTCTTGTGAAAATATATTTATTTGCACTATATTCCAGAATATTATCAGTATTAAAATTAATCTAAATATTTTTTTCATCTCGCTCCTTTTTATAAAATAAAAAAACTCTGCTTAAGATAATAATTTTAACTTAATC
Above is a window of Fusobacterium varium DNA encoding:
- the hmuT_2 gene encoding Hemin-binding periplasmic protein hmuT precursor, which produces MKKLIYLFFMVFIIGNLNAKEIENKKYNRIVSMSMAGDEILFDLIDRERIIAFSGHSSVNEMASVLNKKLDRYEKIDNNIEKIIDMEPDLVIAANWLKKEIADQLEDADINVYTYKTSTTFEEQKELIMELAILLDAEEKGKEIVKNMDDRLAVVQEKIKRSGKSAPRILEYSHTEGTNGKGSIFDDMIQKIYGINLAAEIGIGRFAKLSKEKVIEIDPDIILVPTWENFSDIKENDNKILDFIKKDNSYKDLKAVKNNQIYVIPGKYVYIYSQYVIEGIEDLAQTVYQFKDEEK
- a CDS encoding corrinoid ABC transporter substrate-binding protein — encoded protein: MKKIFRLILILIIFWNIVQINIFSQEKMKKYNKIIPLTLNGDEMLLSLITDKSRLAALSGKIKKGKCPDELYNKTLEFEKVENNVELVIDLEPDLVLIMDWMGKDKISQLEDAGIDTFVYKTSRTYEEQHKLFRELAELVDEQEQGKKILKDMDKRLEKLQKQIKEKLKDKASPRILLYSSIEETEGIGTLYDDMIKLIYGQNLAAELGLKGTGKISKEKVIDINPEIILIPVWGMHEKKGTDKLLDILLKDKSFEEVKAVKEKKVYIVAHKYQTITSQYLIDAIEMLGKEVYQLED